The following are encoded together in the Peromyscus leucopus breed LL Stock chromosome 1, UCI_PerLeu_2.1, whole genome shotgun sequence genome:
- the LOC114704383 gene encoding cardiotrophin-1 isoform X3 has protein sequence MEDPQADFSVSFLPHLEAKIRQTHNLARLLTKYAEQLLEEYVQQQGDPFGLPGFSPPRLALASLSGPAPSHAGLPLSERLRLDAAALAALPALLDAVRRRQAELNPRAPRLLRSLEDAARQARALGAAVETVLAALGAAARGPGSEPAATAATTALSPGSSAAGVFSAKVLGLHVCGLYGEWVSRTEGDLSQLVPGGVS, from the exons ATGG AAGACCCCCAGGCTGACTTCTCAGTCTCATTCCTTCCCCATTTGGAGGCCAAGATCCGCCAGACACACAACCTTGCACGCCTCCTGACCAAATATGCAGAGCAGCTCCTGGAGGAGTAT GTGCAGCAGCAGGGGGACCCCTTCGGGCTGCCGGGCTTCTCCCCACCGCGCCTGGCCCTGGCCAGCCTGAGTGGCCCGGCCCCGAGCCACGCGGGGCTACCGCTGTCGGAGCGGCTGCGTCTGGACGCGGCTGCACTCGCTGCGCTCCCCGCGCTGTTGGATGCCGTGCGCCGCCGCCAGGCGGAGCTGAACCCGCGCGCCCCGCGCCTGCTGCGGAGCCTGGAGGACGCGGCCCGCCAGGCTCGGGCTCTGGGAGCCGCGGTGGAGACGGTGCTGGCCGCTCTGGGCGCAGCCGCCCGCGGGCCCGGGTCGGAgcccgccgccaccgccgccaccaccgccctctCCCCGGGCAGCAGCGCGGCGGGCGTCTTCTCGGCCAAGGTGCTGGGGCTCCACGTGTGCGGCCTCTATGGCGAGTGGGTGAGCCGCACCGAGGGCGACCTGAGCCAGCTGGTGCCCGGGGGCGTCTCCTGA
- the LOC114704383 gene encoding cardiotrophin-1 isoform X1: MNQREGSLEDPQADFSVSFLPHLEAKIRQTHNLARLLTKYAEQLLEEYVQQQGDPFGLPGFSPPRLALASLSGPAPSHAGLPLSERLRLDAAALAALPALLDAVRRRQAELNPRAPRLLRSLEDAARQARALGAAVETVLAALGAAARGPGSEPAATAATTALSPGSSAAGVFSAKVLGLHVCGLYGEWVSRTEGDLSQLVPGGVS; encoded by the exons ATGAACCAAAGGGAGGGGAGTCTGG AAGACCCCCAGGCTGACTTCTCAGTCTCATTCCTTCCCCATTTGGAGGCCAAGATCCGCCAGACACACAACCTTGCACGCCTCCTGACCAAATATGCAGAGCAGCTCCTGGAGGAGTAT GTGCAGCAGCAGGGGGACCCCTTCGGGCTGCCGGGCTTCTCCCCACCGCGCCTGGCCCTGGCCAGCCTGAGTGGCCCGGCCCCGAGCCACGCGGGGCTACCGCTGTCGGAGCGGCTGCGTCTGGACGCGGCTGCACTCGCTGCGCTCCCCGCGCTGTTGGATGCCGTGCGCCGCCGCCAGGCGGAGCTGAACCCGCGCGCCCCGCGCCTGCTGCGGAGCCTGGAGGACGCGGCCCGCCAGGCTCGGGCTCTGGGAGCCGCGGTGGAGACGGTGCTGGCCGCTCTGGGCGCAGCCGCCCGCGGGCCCGGGTCGGAgcccgccgccaccgccgccaccaccgccctctCCCCGGGCAGCAGCGCGGCGGGCGTCTTCTCGGCCAAGGTGCTGGGGCTCCACGTGTGCGGCCTCTATGGCGAGTGGGTGAGCCGCACCGAGGGCGACCTGAGCCAGCTGGTGCCCGGGGGCGTCTCCTGA
- the LOC114704385 gene encoding cardiotrophin-2 has translation MLSSSKALLEWVKDERNRDLMLTLLCPVPAPLGLLSLLPPLRPAAPISPSEPISQAYSLALYMQKNTSTLLQTYLQYQGSPFSDPGFSAPELQLSSLPPAAVPFKTWHAMDDAERLSRAQGGFLALTQHLQLVGDDQSDLNPGSPILLAQLGAARLRAQGLLGNMAAIMSALGLPIPPEEDTLGLVPFGASAFERKCRGYIVTREYGHWTDRAVRDLALLKAKYPA, from the exons ATGCTGTCCTCTTCGAAGGCCTTGTTGGAATGGGTGAAAGATGAGAGGAACAGGGACTTAATGCTGACCCTCTTATGTCCTGTGCCAGCTCCCCTCGGCCTCCTGAGCCTGCTGCCACCACTCAGGCCCGCGGCCCCCATCTCCCCATCAGAGCCCATCAGTCAAGCCTATAGCCTGGCTCTCTACATGCAGAAGAACACATCAACGCTGCTGCAGACCTAT CTCCAGTACCAGGGAAGCCCCTTCAGTGACCCTGGCTTCTCAGCCCCTGAGCTCCAGCTCAGCAGCCTGCCTCCTGCTGCGGTTCCCTTCAAGACCTGGCATGCGATGGACGACGCCGAGCGGCTAAGCCGAGCCCAGGGAGGCTTCCTGGCCCTGACCCAGCACCTCCAGCTTGTGGGGGACGACCAGAGTGATCTGAATCCTGGCAGTCCCATTCTGCTGGCCCAGCTAGGAGCGGCAAGACTCAGGGCCCAAGGCCTACTGGGCAACATGGCTGCTATCATGAGTGCGCTAGGGCTGCCCATCCCTCCAGAAGAGGATACTCTGGGGCTTGTCCCTTTTGGGGCCTCAGCCTTTGAAAGGAAATGTCGAGGCTACATAGTGACCCGGGAATATGGTCACTGGACGGACCGGGCTGTGAGAGACTTGGCTCTACTCAAGGCCAAGTACCCAGCATAG
- the LOC114704383 gene encoding cardiotrophin-1 isoform X4, which produces MDPQADFSVSFLPHLEAKIRQTHNLARLLTKYAEQLLEEYVQQQGDPFGLPGFSPPRLALASLSGPAPSHAGLPLSERLRLDAAALAALPALLDAVRRRQAELNPRAPRLLRSLEDAARQARALGAAVETVLAALGAAARGPGSEPAATAATTALSPGSSAAGVFSAKVLGLHVCGLYGEWVSRTEGDLSQLVPGGVS; this is translated from the exons ATGG ACCCCCAGGCTGACTTCTCAGTCTCATTCCTTCCCCATTTGGAGGCCAAGATCCGCCAGACACACAACCTTGCACGCCTCCTGACCAAATATGCAGAGCAGCTCCTGGAGGAGTAT GTGCAGCAGCAGGGGGACCCCTTCGGGCTGCCGGGCTTCTCCCCACCGCGCCTGGCCCTGGCCAGCCTGAGTGGCCCGGCCCCGAGCCACGCGGGGCTACCGCTGTCGGAGCGGCTGCGTCTGGACGCGGCTGCACTCGCTGCGCTCCCCGCGCTGTTGGATGCCGTGCGCCGCCGCCAGGCGGAGCTGAACCCGCGCGCCCCGCGCCTGCTGCGGAGCCTGGAGGACGCGGCCCGCCAGGCTCGGGCTCTGGGAGCCGCGGTGGAGACGGTGCTGGCCGCTCTGGGCGCAGCCGCCCGCGGGCCCGGGTCGGAgcccgccgccaccgccgccaccaccgccctctCCCCGGGCAGCAGCGCGGCGGGCGTCTTCTCGGCCAAGGTGCTGGGGCTCCACGTGTGCGGCCTCTATGGCGAGTGGGTGAGCCGCACCGAGGGCGACCTGAGCCAGCTGGTGCCCGGGGGCGTCTCCTGA
- the LOC114704383 gene encoding cardiotrophin-1 isoform X2, whose product MNQREGSLDPQADFSVSFLPHLEAKIRQTHNLARLLTKYAEQLLEEYVQQQGDPFGLPGFSPPRLALASLSGPAPSHAGLPLSERLRLDAAALAALPALLDAVRRRQAELNPRAPRLLRSLEDAARQARALGAAVETVLAALGAAARGPGSEPAATAATTALSPGSSAAGVFSAKVLGLHVCGLYGEWVSRTEGDLSQLVPGGVS is encoded by the exons ATGAACCAAAGGGAGGGGAGTCTGG ACCCCCAGGCTGACTTCTCAGTCTCATTCCTTCCCCATTTGGAGGCCAAGATCCGCCAGACACACAACCTTGCACGCCTCCTGACCAAATATGCAGAGCAGCTCCTGGAGGAGTAT GTGCAGCAGCAGGGGGACCCCTTCGGGCTGCCGGGCTTCTCCCCACCGCGCCTGGCCCTGGCCAGCCTGAGTGGCCCGGCCCCGAGCCACGCGGGGCTACCGCTGTCGGAGCGGCTGCGTCTGGACGCGGCTGCACTCGCTGCGCTCCCCGCGCTGTTGGATGCCGTGCGCCGCCGCCAGGCGGAGCTGAACCCGCGCGCCCCGCGCCTGCTGCGGAGCCTGGAGGACGCGGCCCGCCAGGCTCGGGCTCTGGGAGCCGCGGTGGAGACGGTGCTGGCCGCTCTGGGCGCAGCCGCCCGCGGGCCCGGGTCGGAgcccgccgccaccgccgccaccaccgccctctCCCCGGGCAGCAGCGCGGCGGGCGTCTTCTCGGCCAAGGTGCTGGGGCTCCACGTGTGCGGCCTCTATGGCGAGTGGGTGAGCCGCACCGAGGGCGACCTGAGCCAGCTGGTGCCCGGGGGCGTCTCCTGA